The following is a genomic window from Manihot esculenta cultivar AM560-2 chromosome 9, M.esculenta_v8, whole genome shotgun sequence.
TGGATACCTCAACAGtgtaaaaataacataaaaaagctgttaaaataaatatttatgggAAATTATTCTTAATTTGTTTTCCCATATGAGtacaaatttttatttgattggtATTATGGGAATTAAAAATTGATAGGTGTTGgaatacttataattttttcCCATCTTTATTGGTCATATGATTATTATGTTGTTCTGTGGTTTGTACATGTATTAGTTTTAGTATATTATTGATTTTCAGCTTTGACTTTTGTCAATATATCAGTTATTTGTGAAGGCCCTTATGGCAGAATTTGTGGATTTCAGGTCTTCGATTCTTTCTGCTTTGCTTAGTTTCAGTATGGCATCAGTCGGATTGCTACCTAGGTGTGCTTCAAGAATAATTGTGTCAAACTCTATAGGGAAGTCATGGTCTGCTACTGCTGTTGATGCTGCTTGTAGTCACTTGCTACGGGTTTGTTCAGATTTTTTTCTTCTAGCAATAGTTGCCATCAAGTCTGCATGTCTTTCTAACAATCTTTAAACCATTCAGCCTTTTTGTTGCATGACATACGCTTGTGGATTTTCAGAACAATATgctaatatatattttcttttattttgtaagAAGTTGGATATTCTCTGTCTATGTCTTTATGATTTGTGAATtgatttaatatttgatttattgACAGTATCATACCTTCCGGAATATGATTTTTATGGCATTGACAGAATTCAGAAAGGTAATATTGCTTGTTTATGAAATTTACATTGCAGAATAGTGAATAGCCTGTTTGATCTTGATACAGCGTTTGCAGGAAATACAATCCATAGTGTTATAAGATTCATGCAAATTCTATAACTTTTCATGtttggaaaataaaaatattcattcGGAAATTAAAATTCCATGCACCGTTTAACTGTAAAATTAATTAGAGTTAAATGCATCTATCTTTTATTTAGATTAATAACTCGGTCTCTCTTTctctatattaaattattaatgcaTATAGGGTTCtgggaaaataaaatattacaaaaatCAGCAACTTGGCCTTGCTACTTTTGATTGAACCCGGTAGAAGAGAATGAAACCAACAACCAATTTTTTatgaaacgtaaagaaaagcAATGCAATCTAGAGGAAACAAGGCAAGGAACTGAGGTGTGATGGTAAGATAGAAGCGACAGACCTGTGTCACctgtattattttaaatatcaaaataatataactCAGTAACATAAATGTTGGATCAATTAGTCACTCTTTATTCTAATTCAATTTTCAAAAACCTACCCAATAGATCtggtttttataaattttaaaccaTAGCCAATGAGATTGACCTGGAAACAACAGCTTAACCGGCTCCCTACAAGTTCTTTTGCTCAGGTCGGCAGGTTATAGTAGGCTAATGAAAACCCCTACTTATCCCCCCCTGCATGAAGAGTAACGTGGGAATATTTAATTTCATGGAGATTTAGTAATTTGAAAACGTTCACAGGAAACAAAAACTTGAAAGCATTGCTATTTCTCTACTTATCTCATTTAATTTTGTATGTTCACTTGTAGGTACAGTAAAGCATATGCCGTCTCTTCTCCAGCAAAACATTTAAGTGTACGGCAATATTCACATGAGAGTTCTAAAGTATGTCCATAACTTTGTGTTACTTATGGTTCTTTTGTGTTAGCTTTCGGAAACACCAGATTGGGCATTCATGAGAGAAAATCAGAGTAAAATGGCATTCTTATTTGGTGTTGGTGATCACTGGGGTCCACTGGAAATGTTTGATGAGGTGAGGGACGGATACTATTTTCTTGCCTATGGAAATTGTGTATATATTCATCACAGCATGAGTAATGCTTTCAGTCTTGTCCACTTTGAGTTTGTTTACTTGGGTATGTGAATCATAcatcttataaatttaataggagTGTCACATTAGTTCAATACTTGTAATTCTGCAAATAATTGAAATGGGTTGCTAGTTATGGTTCCTCAAGCTCATTTTGGAAGCACAGCATGGTAATTTATTCGTCGTGTGGGAAATGGTGATCATATTATGAGTGATTGTGAACACACGAGATGCATCCAGGATGGCAGCTATTCGAAGCAATGCGCTGACTGCTGCAGTGATAGTCATATTCATTGTGATTCTGATTCATGATGTTGAGCTTGTACtgctatgtatgtatatatgtatgtatgtatgtgcaTGGCTTTTTCTCCTGCTTCCTTGGCTCATGTTTAACTCACCATTTGTGGTCACAGATTGCTGAGCAGGTCCCTGGTATTGCTCTATCAATAGAAAGGGAAGGCCATACTCATAGTTTCTGTTGCAGTGAGGCTGGTTCAGTGTGGGTTGCTCAGTATGTAGCAAGCTTGATAAAGAATCAATTGTTAAGCTGAAACCAGTAAACTGAGCCACCTTGCATATTTTAAACAGTTGCACAGATGATGATAATTATTCATCTCATTCTTTTTATTGACATTTTAAATCTGTATGTGGATAAGATTGTTAATTTGGtgtattttctgaaaaaattatttccatttttttatttttattttgatgacttGTGATTTGTGGCTGTATTCATCAGCTATTTCAATTCCATCTTGTATCGAGTTTGATTATTGATGATGAAGATGAATGGTCTCTGAAACTTGTCTGTGTTTTCTTTTTGGTATTTTGCATGACTGTTTTATCTGTACTTTtatatattatgaaatttaaattaattttacttgTTGAATTATTTCACAATACTATATAAGATTTAATTTctcaaatgaaaattttttaaaattaaaaaaattgaattttttcaatttaaataaaaaattatttaaaaaatcaattaaattaaattattgtaatttttttttattttttaaactaaggGATGATGCAATAAATATAATTGTTTGAAGGGTATTATTAAACTCATACCATgcacttaaaaatatttttttttgtttttgtaaaatttataaaaacatatttaatatgattaatatagttaaagtaatattattaaattattacgaaagttaactaattttatttatatatatatata
Proteins encoded in this region:
- the LOC110621952 gene encoding lipid droplet-associated hydrolase isoform X3 — protein: MSKGLLLFDCVLCPGIVSFYKDFLESLYEFLGGSASVTAIGHISHTKKNWEHGRLFSLQQQIDHKVDFIEQELKNTGVPIVLVGHSIGSYISIETLRKTPEKVKYCIGLYPFLMLNPLSEKQTDIKKVAESSILSALLSFSMASVGLLPRCASRIIVSNSIGKSWSATAVDAACSHLLRYHTFRNMIFMALTEFRKLSETPDWAFMRENQSKMAFLFGVGDHWGPLEMFDEIAEQVPGIALSIEREGHTHSFCCSEAGSVWVAQYVASLIKNQLLS